Proteins co-encoded in one Arachis stenosperma cultivar V10309 chromosome 7, arast.V10309.gnm1.PFL2, whole genome shotgun sequence genomic window:
- the LOC130939432 gene encoding probable LRR receptor-like serine/threonine-protein kinase At3g47570: MIMMVLKIIIFLISIASQASINMLLTTTMAMPLSSETDKLALLTLKDKLTNGDSNVLPSWNESLHFCEWQGVTCGRRHKRVSALHLQNQDLGGTLAPSLGNLTFLKKLNLTDLNLYGQIPRQVGRLKRLQILSFQQNHLHGEIPMELINCSSLKKIDLSYNNLTGKVPSWFGSMMQLTMLELGFNNLVGNIPPTLGNLSSLDTLYLAGNNLEGPIIHALGRLSNLEYLSLSTNNLSGQVPNAFYNLSNLQVLDISNNKLVGPISSNLHLAFPNLSVFVVASLGACSALTELYLDATFFHGNIPSFLGSLRSLEFLGLSNNSFSGTIPYELEKLTQLNALDLSNNQLYGKVPLGGIFSNITAISLIGNKDLCGGIPQLNFPPCPKLPSNKHKSSRKKKIILISVIGGLLISFIIFVSIYCFMRKPKKLPFLPSLEHKYLRVSYGELHQATNGFSSSNLVGTGSFGSVYRGTLVHFERPVAVKVLNLQTRGASKSFMAECKALGKIKHRNLINILTCCSSVDYKGDDFKAIVFEFMPNGSLETLLHHTIEDSESTNPSLNLMQRVNIALDVAFALDYLHNDLEEAVVQCDIKPSNVLLDDDMVAHLGDFGLARLVHGVASHSSSDKGSSSVIKGTIGYVPPDSRLYFINY; this comes from the exons ATGATCATGATGGTTCTCAAAATCATCATCTTTCTCATATCTATTGCTTCACAAGCTTCAATAAACATGCTGTTAACTACAACAATGGCCATGCCATTAAGTTCTGAGACTGATAAGCTTGCTTTGTTGACTTTGAAGGACAAGCTTACTAATGGTGACTCAAATGTTCTGCCATCATGGAATGAGTCTCTTCATTTCTGTGAATGGCAGGGCGTTACATGTGGTCGCCGCCATAAGAGAGTCTCAGCATTGCATTTGCAAAATCAAGACTTGGGTGGTACTCTTGCACCATCATTAGGAAATCTAACCTTCCTCAAGAAGCTCAATCTTACTGACCTCAACTTGTACGGTCAGATTCCAAGACAAGTTGGTCGTTTAAAGAGGCTGCAGATTCTTAGCTTCCAGCAGAATCATCTTCATG GTGAGATTCCTATGGAGCTGATCAACTGCTCAAGTCTTAAGAAAATTGACTTGTCCTACAACAATTTAACTGGGAAAGTTCCATCATGGTTTGGATCCATGATGCAACTTACTATGTTGGAGCTTGGATTCAATAATCTAGTTGGTAATATCCCACCAACCTTGGGGAATCTTTCATCACTTGATACATTGTATCTTGCAGGAAACAATTTGGAAGGTCCTATAATTCATGCTTTGGGAAGGTTGTCAAATTTGGAGTACCTCTCTTTGAGTACCAATAATTTGTCAGGCCAAGTTCCTAATGCGTTCTACAACCTTTCAAATCTTCAAGTTCTTGATATAAGTAACAACAAACTAGTGGGTCCTATTTCTTCAAATTTACACCTTGCTTTTCCCAATCTGTCTGTTTTTGTTGTTGCATCA CTTGGTGCATGTTCTGCATTGACAGAGCTTTATCTAGATGCAACCTTCTTCCATGGAAACATACCTTCCTTCTTGGGTTCTCTAAGATCACTTGAATTCTTAGGACTTTCCAACAACAGCTTCTCAGGCACAATCCCGTATGAACTTGAGAAGTTGACACAGTTGAATGCTTTGGACCTTTCCAATAACCAGCTCTATGGCAAGGTCCCATTAGGAGGAATATTTAGTAACATCACAGCAATATCACTCATTGGAAACAAGGATCTCTGTGGTGGGATACCTCAACTGAATTTCCCTCCATGTCCAAAGTTGCCCTCAAATAAACACAAGAGCTCTcgtaaaaagaaaattattctCATCAGTGTTATTGGAGGGCTTTTGAtctctttcattatttttgttagcATCTATTGTTTCATGAGGAAGCCCAAGAAGTTACCTTTTTTACCATCATTGGAACATAAGTACTTGAGGGTTTCTTATGGAGAGCTACATCAAGCAACAAATGGATTTTCTTCATCCAATTTAGTTGGCACAGGAAGTTTTGGTTCTGTGTATAGAGGAACCCTTGTTCATTTTGAGAGACCTGTTGCCGTGAAAGTGTTGAACCTTCAAACACGCGGCGCATCAAAGAGTTTCATGGCCGAATGCAAAGCTCTAGGAAAAATCAAGCACAGAAACCTTATCAACATATTGACTTGTTGTTCAAGTGTTGATTACAAAGGGGATGATTTCAAGGCCATAGTGTTTGAGTTCATGCCTAATGGGAGTCTAGAAACCTTGTTACACCACACTATTGAAGATAGCGAGTCAACAAATCCAAGTCTCAACCTTATGCAAAGAGTAAATATTGCTCTTGATGTTGCTTTTGCATTGGATTACCTTCACAATGATTTAGAGGAAGCTGTAGTTCAATGTGATATTAAGCCAAGCAATGTTTTACTTGATGATGACATGGTTGCCCACTTGGGAGACTTTGGATTAGCTAGGCTTGTTCATGGTGTCGCAAGCCACTCTAGCAGTGATAAAGGAAGTTCCTCAGTAATCAAGGGAACCATCGGATATGTTCCACCAG aTAGTAGGTtatatttcattaattattaa